The Chryseobacterium sp. 52 genome includes a region encoding these proteins:
- a CDS encoding patatin-like phospholipase family protein, with product MSEQFKRAVLFSGGGTRMMIYLGMLAALEELNMKPDVLIASCGGAFAATVINAFPDHLSRKQYLQSEEYFRFVSGTVLTQQKKLSRIGLFSLKKLLDKRNAPFIEDIFNRYLVEMPQDLTEVFPSLKDVQFSQQIPTVIIGSEILFNPEEVGQKRNNRKLYQKIIFTDPETAEKINPEQIALTSENILNSAVEKLSVIKTDYSLLESTRISVSDMFYVAPVFLHGKYFAGGAIDLVPAELARHLAEEIIIEKKQSYNSVEEALVRSVLGFSGNERLSEIEKSLPDVMIDTLNIKENLKGHYLKKGINWRKSEVDFSFPKTHDQFAEDMDIQWQYGFDQTIKSIRK from the coding sequence ATGAGTGAACAATTTAAAAGAGCTGTTTTATTTTCGGGAGGCGGAACCAGAATGATGATCTATCTGGGAATGTTGGCAGCGCTCGAAGAATTAAACATGAAGCCCGATGTTCTGATCGCTTCATGTGGAGGAGCATTTGCAGCAACGGTTATTAATGCTTTCCCGGATCACCTTTCCAGAAAACAATATTTACAGTCAGAAGAATATTTTCGGTTTGTATCTGGTACCGTTTTAACACAACAAAAAAAGCTTTCCCGGATAGGCCTTTTTTCATTGAAAAAATTACTGGACAAAAGAAATGCTCCTTTTATTGAAGATATTTTCAACAGATACCTCGTCGAAATGCCTCAGGATCTGACAGAGGTTTTTCCTTCGTTAAAGGATGTTCAGTTTTCACAACAGATACCGACAGTAATCATTGGCTCGGAAATTCTTTTCAATCCGGAAGAAGTCGGACAGAAAAGAAATAACAGAAAGCTGTACCAAAAAATTATTTTTACGGATCCTGAGACAGCAGAAAAAATTAACCCTGAACAGATAGCCCTCACATCTGAAAATATATTGAACAGTGCTGTAGAAAAGCTTTCGGTAATAAAAACGGATTACTCTCTTCTTGAAAGCACCAGGATTTCTGTTTCCGATATGTTTTATGTAGCACCGGTTTTTCTTCACGGAAAATATTTTGCAGGCGGAGCTATAGATCTTGTACCCGCTGAACTGGCCAGACACCTTGCTGAAGAAATTATCATTGAAAAAAAACAGTCATACAACTCTGTTGAAGAGGCTCTTGTCCGTAGCGTATTAGGTTTCAGTGGCAATGAAAGGCTTTCAGAAATTGAAAAATCACTGCCGGATGTTATGATTGACACTCTCAATATTAAAGAAAATCTTAAAGGACATTATCTCAAAAAGGGAATTAACTGGAGAAAATCTGAAGTTGATTTCTCTTTTCCAAAAACACATGATCAGTTTGCAGAAGATATGGACATACAGTGGCAATACGGCTTTGATCAGACGATAAAATCTATTCGTAAATAA
- a CDS encoding SDR family NAD(P)-dependent oxidoreductase — protein sequence MNVFIAGGTSGIGYALARHYLEKGYCVGICGRNLKKIPEKHFENLKTFQADVCDINSITTAVESFLSNKENLDIFINCAGSYAEDVAGKISYEEAEEMLQTNILGTVNCFETARKVMKGQKKGNIAVIASVSGILEYENSSLYTKTKRSVIQIADAYRRALKPFGVSVTAIAPGYVDTEKLRQLNHHDLSKKPFLTDTETAVNVISVAIEKQEKLVIFPVKMKWMMKSLSFLPSPLLNMIMYRKARWMKDDRP from the coding sequence ATGAATGTTTTTATAGCAGGCGGAACTTCCGGCATTGGCTATGCTCTTGCCCGGCATTATCTTGAAAAAGGATATTGTGTGGGAATCTGTGGAAGAAATCTGAAAAAAATTCCTGAAAAACATTTCGAAAATTTAAAAACATTTCAGGCAGACGTTTGTGATATAAATTCTATTACCACAGCAGTTGAGTCATTTCTATCAAACAAAGAAAATCTGGATATCTTTATCAACTGTGCCGGAAGTTATGCGGAAGATGTAGCAGGGAAAATCTCTTATGAAGAAGCTGAAGAAATGCTTCAGACCAATATTTTAGGAACCGTTAACTGCTTTGAGACCGCCCGAAAAGTAATGAAAGGACAGAAAAAAGGCAATATCGCTGTTATTGCTTCTGTTTCCGGAATTCTGGAGTATGAAAATTCCAGTCTTTATACCAAAACGAAAAGATCCGTGATTCAAATTGCGGATGCCTACCGCAGGGCTTTGAAACCTTTCGGAGTATCTGTAACAGCTATTGCTCCCGGATATGTAGATACCGAAAAATTAAGACAGCTTAATCATCATGATCTCAGTAAAAAGCCATTTCTTACCGATACTGAAACTGCTGTAAATGTTATTTCCGTAGCAATTGAAAAACAGGAAAAACTGGTTATTTTCCCTGTAAAAATGAAGTGGATGATGAAATCATTATCCTTCCTTCCTTCTCCTTTATTAAATATGATTATGTACAGAAAAGCCCGATGGATGAAAGACGACCGACCATAA
- a CDS encoding phosphatase PAP2/dual specificity phosphatase family protein — translation MDERRPTIKQQIYAFALCAFVFMIVYNFATWYTLRLEKVPSFVFDFEKYIPFLPWSIIPYMTSGIFFCLVFFLCTDREQLKVLTKRMLFSTVTAGLCFIIFPLRFSLIKPETEGSIFSSSFQFLKVFDSPFNQSPSLHIAFAFIFWTVFRDFKKFRSLSMLWLIVLGISTLTTYQHHFIDIISGIILAHISFMIFPYRNKDFRYRNFHMANFYFLFGWILILAALLLDKFSGHLWLIFLWPSAMSIIIGYQYQKNNIHFLKDKNGSISLARKIFYAPYLMMYQIFWKFLRKNKRPLEIVPRIYISSRPGREDLHNFEIGRNTFVYDLSAEIEEISELKKMSLYHSAPFLDIGTLDRNETKKLVKEITENYKKLPVDGKIFIHCTMGFTRSSVIGILVIKNILSLPVDEAADIMKGINRNAVIHPYLKDFLKKI, via the coding sequence ATGGATGAAAGACGACCGACCATAAAACAGCAGATTTACGCTTTTGCCCTCTGTGCATTTGTATTCATGATTGTTTACAATTTTGCGACATGGTATACGCTTCGACTTGAAAAAGTCCCGTCTTTCGTATTTGATTTTGAGAAATACATCCCGTTTCTGCCCTGGAGCATTATTCCGTATATGACCAGCGGTATTTTTTTCTGCCTCGTATTTTTTTTGTGCACAGACAGAGAACAGCTTAAAGTACTTACAAAAAGAATGCTTTTTTCCACGGTAACCGCAGGCCTTTGTTTCATTATATTTCCTTTACGGTTTTCTTTGATAAAACCTGAAACAGAAGGTTCTATCTTCAGCTCTTCTTTTCAGTTTTTAAAAGTATTTGATTCTCCTTTTAATCAGTCGCCTTCATTACATATCGCCTTTGCTTTTATTTTCTGGACGGTTTTCAGGGATTTTAAAAAATTCCGTAGCCTTTCAATGCTATGGCTTATTGTATTAGGGATTTCTACACTGACCACTTATCAACATCATTTCATTGATATTATATCGGGAATTATTCTTGCACATATCAGCTTTATGATCTTCCCATACCGTAACAAAGATTTTCGATACAGAAATTTCCATATGGCTAATTTCTATTTTTTATTCGGATGGATTCTGATCTTGGCTGCATTACTTCTGGACAAATTTTCCGGGCATCTATGGTTAATTTTTCTATGGCCGTCTGCAATGTCCATCATCATCGGATATCAGTACCAAAAAAATAATATCCATTTTCTAAAAGATAAAAACGGAAGTATTTCATTAGCCCGAAAAATATTTTATGCTCCTTATCTGATGATGTACCAGATCTTCTGGAAATTTTTAAGGAAAAATAAAAGACCTCTGGAAATCGTTCCCCGCATTTATATTTCGTCAAGGCCCGGCCGTGAAGATTTACATAATTTTGAAATTGGCAGAAATACTTTTGTCTATGATCTTTCCGCAGAAATTGAGGAAATATCTGAATTAAAAAAGATGTCATTGTATCACTCAGCTCCTTTTCTGGATATCGGAACTTTAGATCGCAATGAAACAAAAAAACTGGTTAAAGAAATTACAGAAAATTATAAAAAACTTCCAGTGGACGGAAAAATATTCATCCATTGCACGATGGGCTTCACAAGAAGCTCCGTGATAGGAATTCTGGTAATAAAAAATATTCTATCTTTACCTGTAGACGAAGCAGCAGACATCATGAAAGGCATTAACAGAAATGCAGTGATCCATCCTTATCTGAAGGATTTTTTGAAAAAAATTTAA
- a CDS encoding bifunctional alpha/beta hydrolase/class I SAM-dependent methyltransferase: MNSGHFKSFDGSTIFYREWNYQPQQKSIIMIHRGHEHSERLNDIAQSPRFSKYNVFAFDLRGHGKTETQTSSVFMDYVRDLDSFSQFLESKYEVNISDVFVLANSIGGVVASAWAHDFAPNIAGLALLAPAFKINLIVPLANEMITLGTKLKKGLIIKSYVKSKMLTHDPEQQKAYDTDPLITRSIDAELLIDLAKAGKRLVEDAEAVDTPTLILAAEKDHVVFNKEQKTFYDKLDTDLKQYEVLPGFFHGILFDTGKEKVYDKIADFAGKCFSRTHKTASLHPDRFSVKEFEDLQNNIGNNLNFKFQKFSLKNIGKISNGMAIGLKHGFDSGASLHYVYQNQPKGKLGFGKMMDKNYLNAIGWKGIRIRKEHLIQLLEQNIQSLKQEGRKIKILDIAGGTGNYLFDIKEKYPDAEIVINEFVKANIEIGEKVIKEKGYQNIRFTNFDCFDPETYKKLDFEPNITIISGILELFGDNEMASKAVKGVASISEKDSFVVYTGQPWHPQLKMIAYVLNNHQNKDWIMRRRSQKELDRVMRYNSIRKENMLIDDYGIFTVSSGKINF, encoded by the coding sequence ATGAACAGCGGACATTTTAAGAGTTTTGACGGCAGTACTATTTTCTACCGTGAATGGAATTACCAGCCTCAGCAAAAAAGTATCATCATGATCCACCGCGGTCATGAGCATTCGGAAAGGCTGAATGATATTGCTCAATCCCCCCGGTTTTCGAAATACAACGTTTTTGCTTTCGATCTCCGCGGACACGGAAAAACAGAGACCCAAACTTCTTCCGTTTTTATGGATTACGTGAGAGATCTGGATTCTTTTTCTCAATTTTTGGAATCAAAATATGAGGTGAACATTTCAGATGTTTTCGTGCTAGCAAATAGTATCGGGGGAGTTGTTGCTTCAGCCTGGGCCCATGATTTCGCGCCTAATATTGCCGGACTGGCTCTTTTGGCTCCGGCTTTTAAAATCAATCTCATCGTTCCGCTGGCCAACGAAATGATTACCCTTGGGACAAAACTAAAAAAAGGACTGATCATCAAAAGCTACGTAAAATCTAAGATGCTGACCCACGATCCGGAACAGCAAAAAGCTTATGACACAGATCCTCTGATCACAAGATCTATAGATGCTGAACTCCTTATTGACCTTGCAAAAGCCGGAAAACGTCTCGTAGAAGATGCTGAAGCCGTTGATACCCCTACCCTGATTCTGGCTGCAGAAAAAGATCATGTGGTTTTCAATAAAGAGCAGAAAACTTTCTATGACAAGCTTGATACAGATCTGAAGCAATATGAAGTTCTGCCAGGCTTCTTCCATGGAATTTTATTTGACACCGGGAAAGAAAAAGTATACGATAAAATTGCTGATTTTGCGGGAAAATGCTTCAGCAGAACCCATAAAACAGCTTCTCTTCATCCTGACCGATTTTCAGTAAAGGAATTTGAAGACCTTCAGAATAATATCGGGAATAATCTGAATTTTAAGTTTCAGAAATTTTCGCTTAAAAACATTGGAAAAATAAGTAATGGAATGGCTATAGGTCTGAAACACGGTTTCGATTCCGGAGCTTCATTACATTATGTATATCAGAACCAGCCGAAAGGAAAGCTGGGCTTTGGAAAAATGATGGATAAAAATTATCTCAATGCAATTGGCTGGAAGGGAATCCGTATCCGTAAAGAGCATCTGATCCAGCTTTTGGAGCAGAATATCCAAAGTCTTAAGCAGGAAGGCAGAAAAATTAAAATCCTGGATATTGCCGGAGGAACAGGAAATTATTTATTCGATATTAAAGAAAAATATCCTGATGCTGAAATCGTTATCAATGAATTTGTAAAGGCCAATATTGAAATCGGAGAAAAAGTAATTAAGGAGAAAGGATATCAGAACATCCGTTTTACCAACTTTGACTGTTTTGATCCTGAAACCTATAAAAAACTGGATTTTGAACCGAATATTACCATTATTTCAGGAATTCTTGAACTTTTCGGAGACAACGAAATGGCATCTAAAGCCGTTAAGGGGGTGGCTTCTATTTCTGAAAAAGATTCTTTTGTCGTTTATACCGGACAGCCTTGGCATCCTCAGCTGAAAATGATTGCTTATGTTTTAAATAACCACCAGAACAAAGACTGGATCATGAGAAGACGTTCTCAGAAGGAACTGGACAGAGTCATGAGATACAACAGCATACGGAAAGAAAATATGCTGATTGATGATTATGGTATTTTTACGGTTTCTTCGGGGAAAATTAATTTTTAA
- a CDS encoding YceI family protein produces the protein MKKVFLSFVFTLLSVLGFAQTEWTVDPMHSSVNFNIKHMGINFVQGRFDKFDGKLSTKEANLDDATFAFEVDVNSINTGVEMRDKHLKSADFFEADKYSTMSFHSKSITKDKNNTYILKGALKIKEAVKDVSIPLTFGGVTKNQQGKEVMGFQAKFTVNRLDYGIKYDPTGAGVAKEVDVNLYFEVVKQ, from the coding sequence ATGAAAAAAGTATTTTTATCTTTCGTATTCACGCTGTTAAGCGTTTTGGGTTTTGCACAAACTGAATGGACTGTAGATCCTATGCATTCTTCGGTAAATTTCAATATCAAACATATGGGAATCAACTTCGTACAGGGGAGATTTGATAAGTTTGACGGAAAGCTAAGTACTAAAGAAGCTAATTTAGACGATGCAACGTTTGCATTCGAGGTAGATGTAAACTCAATCAATACAGGAGTTGAGATGAGAGACAAGCATCTTAAGAGCGCTGATTTTTTTGAGGCTGATAAATATTCAACAATGAGTTTTCACAGTAAATCTATTACAAAGGATAAAAATAATACTTATATTCTGAAAGGTGCTCTGAAAATAAAGGAAGCAGTAAAAGATGTTAGTATTCCCCTAACGTTTGGTGGTGTGACTAAAAACCAGCAAGGGAAAGAAGTGATGGGTTTCCAGGCAAAATTTACGGTTAACCGTTTAGATTACGGAATCAAGTATGATCCAACTGGTGCAGGGGTAGCTAAAGAGGTAGACGTCAACTTATATTTTGAAGTGGTAAAACAATAG
- the radA gene encoding DNA repair protein RadA, which produces MAKLKTAYFCQNCGTQYSQWMGQCKNCGEWNTLVEEVVEKTSSKTPSLSKTKQHVINIIEVETSEEPRIKTPSEELNRVLGGGIVLGSVTLIGGEPGIGKSTLLLQLALKMKKKVFYVSGEESASQIKMRADRLTDAQNPNCFLFTETSLEKILHEAKKLEPDFMIIDSIQTLQSQSIESSPGTVSQIRECSNEIIKFAKENNTPVFLVGHITKDGQIAGPKVLEHMVDVVLNFDGDRNHLFRLLRANKNRFGSTSEIGIYEMVSQGLKEIRNPSEILITKKFEELSGNSVAVTLEGNRPMLLEIQALVSTAVYGTPQRSSTGFDAKRLNMLLAVLEKRAGFQLGAKDVFLNITGGIKTDDPALDLAVVASILSSNEDIAISEHFCFAGEIGLSGEIRPIAQVEQRITEAEKLGYEKIFVSNLNKIPKRKFGIKIEEVSKIEDFHERIF; this is translated from the coding sequence ATGGCAAAACTGAAAACAGCATATTTCTGTCAAAACTGCGGAACCCAATATTCCCAATGGATGGGGCAGTGTAAAAACTGTGGAGAATGGAATACTCTTGTGGAGGAAGTCGTTGAGAAAACCTCATCCAAAACACCTTCGCTTTCGAAAACAAAACAGCACGTTATCAACATTATTGAAGTTGAGACCAGCGAAGAACCGAGAATAAAAACACCTTCTGAAGAGCTGAACCGCGTCCTGGGAGGAGGTATTGTACTGGGTTCTGTAACGCTAATCGGTGGGGAACCCGGAATCGGAAAATCCACTCTGCTGCTTCAGCTTGCTTTAAAGATGAAGAAAAAAGTATTTTATGTGTCGGGAGAAGAAAGTGCTTCACAAATCAAGATGAGAGCAGACAGGCTGACAGATGCTCAAAACCCGAACTGTTTTCTTTTTACTGAAACATCTCTGGAAAAGATTCTTCACGAAGCTAAAAAGCTGGAACCGGATTTCATGATCATAGATTCTATTCAGACGTTACAGTCACAATCGATTGAAAGCTCGCCCGGAACCGTTTCCCAGATCAGGGAATGTTCTAATGAGATCATTAAATTTGCTAAAGAAAATAACACGCCCGTTTTTCTTGTGGGGCATATCACCAAAGATGGCCAGATTGCCGGACCGAAGGTACTGGAACATATGGTAGATGTGGTTTTAAATTTTGATGGGGACAGAAATCATCTTTTCAGATTGCTTAGAGCCAATAAAAACCGTTTTGGTTCAACTTCCGAAATCGGGATTTACGAAATGGTATCTCAAGGTTTGAAAGAAATTAGAAATCCTTCTGAGATTCTTATTACCAAGAAATTTGAAGAACTTTCCGGGAATTCTGTAGCGGTCACTCTGGAAGGAAACCGACCGATGCTTCTGGAAATTCAGGCCCTGGTAAGTACTGCGGTGTATGGGACTCCGCAAAGAAGTTCTACCGGTTTTGATGCCAAAAGGCTGAATATGCTTCTGGCTGTTCTGGAAAAGCGTGCAGGTTTCCAGCTAGGTGCCAAAGATGTATTTTTAAATATTACAGGAGGGATAAAGACGGACGATCCGGCATTAGATCTTGCTGTGGTGGCTTCTATCTTATCTTCCAACGAAGATATTGCTATTTCTGAACATTTCTGTTTTGCAGGAGAAATCGGGCTGAGCGGAGAGATCCGTCCTATAGCTCAGGTTGAACAGAGAATTACAGAGGCTGAAAAATTAGGCTACGAAAAAATATTTGTTTCCAACCTTAACAAAATTCCGAAAAGAAAATTCGGAATTAAGATTGAGGAAGTGAGCAAAATTGAGGATTTCCACGAAAGGATTTTTTAA
- a CDS encoding AraC family transcriptional regulator, whose protein sequence is MQLENIQKFVLVLLYGGLTLLSFTVLVNPLKVNRKANCFFGLFLLLWSSYWILDILKFCGILPGSLFTSIVYSVQIFTPILLFFSAVFFINPNYRFKKADLVCLILPVIYWILLFYSKGNLIIYNAVLLIDVAHNLPYIALIYFKIRRHQKRIETISSNTENIDLQWLIKLSFLLFITIVITVGYELFNAFVYKMHQHLVMDLLFLFIVYSTLYYVLRQKEIYPVDKKQRDELLSIELESEEEEAERKKLIPDHELEGLKLRLNVLMETEKPYLDGDLNLLKLSDLVQMNAHHLSYLLNNGFNKNFFHFVNTYRIEHAKKMLTDDSYQKFSMVGIAFESGFNSKTAFNTIFKKMTDMTPSEFRKKQED, encoded by the coding sequence ATGCAGCTTGAAAATATTCAAAAGTTTGTTCTTGTTCTGCTTTATGGCGGCCTGACTCTGCTTTCATTTACTGTATTGGTCAATCCATTGAAAGTTAACAGAAAAGCTAACTGCTTTTTTGGGCTGTTTCTGCTGTTGTGGTCCAGCTATTGGATTTTAGATATTTTAAAATTCTGTGGCATTTTACCTGGTTCATTGTTTACATCAATAGTATACTCTGTACAGATATTCACTCCTATTCTATTGTTTTTCAGTGCAGTATTTTTCATTAATCCCAACTATCGTTTTAAAAAGGCTGATCTGGTCTGTTTAATTTTACCGGTAATTTACTGGATATTATTATTCTATTCGAAAGGAAACCTGATTATTTACAATGCTGTACTGCTCATAGATGTCGCTCATAATCTTCCTTATATTGCTCTTATTTATTTTAAGATCAGAAGGCATCAGAAAAGAATCGAGACCATCTCATCCAACACAGAAAACATTGATCTTCAATGGCTTATCAAATTAAGTTTTCTTCTGTTTATAACTATTGTCATTACAGTTGGTTATGAGCTCTTTAATGCTTTTGTCTATAAGATGCACCAGCATCTGGTCATGGATCTTTTATTTTTATTCATCGTCTACAGCACTTTGTATTATGTGCTCCGGCAAAAAGAAATCTATCCTGTGGATAAAAAGCAGCGTGATGAACTCCTGTCTATTGAACTGGAAAGTGAGGAAGAAGAAGCTGAAAGAAAGAAACTGATTCCCGATCATGAGCTTGAAGGTTTAAAACTCAGATTAAATGTTTTAATGGAAACAGAAAAACCTTATCTGGATGGAGATCTCAATTTACTGAAACTTTCAGATTTGGTTCAGATGAATGCTCATCACCTTTCTTATCTTCTGAATAATGGTTTTAATAAAAATTTCTTTCATTTTGTGAATACCTACAGAATAGAACATGCAAAAAAAATGCTCACAGATGATTCTTATCAAAAATTTTCTATGGTAGGAATTGCATTTGAATCCGGATTCAATTCCAAAACAGCTTTTAATACTATTTTTAAGAAGATGACCGATATGACGCCTTCGGAATTCAGGAAAAAGCAAGAGGACTGA
- a CDS encoding class I SAM-dependent methyltransferase gives MKNSIHEYYNHLAETYEENRFGNSYGKYIDQQEKSFLNSFFRHKKYSKVLDLGCGTGRLLEYATHGTDFSEKMLAIAKEKHPGKITAIGEISKIPFDIGFDCIFCFHVIMHQTKEETVKFLRECDLKLNTHGTLIFDYPTKTRRKAVSSQEDWHAGNSFTASEISHLSESGWTTRNTIGVLLFPVHRLPKGIRRFFLPLDILLCRTFLKKWASYQIVVLEKK, from the coding sequence ATGAAAAACAGTATCCATGAATACTATAATCATCTTGCTGAAACCTATGAAGAAAACCGTTTTGGAAATTCTTACGGGAAATACATTGACCAACAGGAAAAATCTTTTTTAAATTCTTTTTTCAGACATAAAAAATATTCAAAAGTTCTGGATCTGGGTTGTGGAACAGGCAGACTACTTGAGTATGCTACCCATGGTACGGATTTCAGTGAAAAGATGCTTGCCATTGCAAAAGAAAAGCATCCGGGGAAAATAACGGCGATCGGAGAAATTTCAAAAATTCCGTTTGATATAGGATTTGACTGTATATTCTGCTTTCATGTTATCATGCATCAGACTAAAGAAGAAACTGTGAAATTCCTAAGGGAATGCGATCTGAAATTAAATACTCATGGAACTTTAATCTTCGATTATCCCACAAAAACCAGAAGAAAAGCGGTATCTTCCCAGGAAGACTGGCATGCGGGCAACAGCTTTACGGCTTCAGAAATCTCTCATTTATCTGAATCCGGATGGACTACCAGGAACACTATTGGAGTTTTACTTTTCCCTGTTCACAGACTTCCGAAAGGTATAAGACGTTTTTTCCTGCCTTTGGATATTCTGCTGTGCCGAACTTTTCTGAAAAAGTGGGCTTCCTATCAAATTGTTGTATTGGAAAAGAAATGA
- a CDS encoding VanW family protein, with the protein MKWILKFLPAPWKLQLRILQRNLHEHQSGYQYPKDYAAKSIGEHRIEIRQTIRKGEFHENKIHNLQVVSDKINNLVIQPGEVFSFWKLIGKPTRKNNFKEGRNLIKNNISSGSGGGICQFSSILYYAALQAGLKVIERFPHSIDIYKDDERFTPLGSDCTVVYGYKDLQILNISPHPIQFQSAVSKDELYLSLVSPEKIFLSNIDFKYREEEGGVLVETLTNGELLSKNFYIRL; encoded by the coding sequence ATGAAATGGATCTTAAAATTTTTGCCTGCCCCCTGGAAACTGCAGCTCAGAATACTGCAGCGGAATCTTCATGAGCACCAGTCCGGTTACCAATATCCAAAAGACTATGCTGCAAAAAGCATTGGTGAACATCGAATAGAAATTCGCCAGACCATCAGAAAGGGAGAATTTCATGAGAATAAGATCCATAATTTACAAGTGGTCAGTGATAAGATCAATAATCTGGTGATTCAGCCGGGCGAAGTGTTTTCTTTCTGGAAATTAATAGGAAAGCCTACCCGGAAAAATAATTTCAAGGAGGGGCGGAATCTTATTAAAAATAATATATCCAGCGGATCTGGTGGTGGAATCTGCCAGTTTTCGTCCATCTTATATTACGCTGCACTTCAGGCAGGATTAAAAGTGATAGAAAGGTTTCCTCATTCAATCGATATTTATAAGGATGATGAGCGTTTTACGCCATTAGGCTCCGACTGTACGGTGGTTTACGGGTACAAAGATCTGCAGATCCTGAACATTTCCCCCCATCCTATTCAATTTCAAAGCGCTGTCAGTAAAGATGAGCTTTACCTTAGCTTAGTTTCTCCTGAAAAGATTTTTTTAAGCAATATTGATTTTAAATATAGGGAAGAGGAAGGAGGAGTTTTGGTGGAGACTCTTACAAATGGTGAGTTATTATCTAAAAATTTTTATATTCGTTTATGA
- a CDS encoding ACP phosphodiesterase, producing the protein MNYLAHSFLTFSDGQIVGQFLEDFIRNKDRYSFPKDIQDGITLHRAVDTFTDSHPAIHEAKKVFSPLVRLYAGAFVDVAMDYFVATDLTLHSLSEWKAHSLRVYRVLNEHQEWLPENFKMMLAKMEKDDWLYNYREDWGIKFSMRNVLNKAKYLEPDIPVFEAFLQNKPFLQECYNDFFPDLLAHAQGINEHIQLDNQ; encoded by the coding sequence ATGAATTATTTAGCTCATTCCTTTCTGACGTTTTCGGATGGACAGATCGTAGGACAGTTTCTGGAAGATTTCATCCGGAACAAAGACCGGTATTCTTTTCCGAAAGATATTCAGGATGGAATTACCTTGCACAGAGCTGTTGACACATTTACAGATTCCCATCCAGCCATTCATGAAGCCAAAAAGGTATTTTCGCCTTTGGTAAGGCTGTATGCGGGTGCTTTTGTAGATGTTGCCATGGATTATTTCGTAGCCACCGATCTTACCCTGCATTCTTTATCTGAATGGAAAGCGCATTCTTTGAGGGTATACAGAGTTTTGAACGAGCATCAAGAATGGCTTCCCGAGAATTTCAAAATGATGCTGGCCAAAATGGAAAAAGATGACTGGTTGTATAATTACCGTGAAGACTGGGGGATTAAATTCAGTATGCGGAATGTCTTGAATAAAGCCAAATATCTGGAGCCGGATATCCCTGTTTTTGAGGCTTTCCTGCAAAACAAACCTTTTCTTCAGGAATGTTATAATGATTTTTTTCCTGACCTTCTCGCCCATGCTCAGGGCATTAATGAACATATTCAATTAGATAACCAATAA
- a CDS encoding DUF6702 family protein yields the protein MPGKLFLIFIFTISTVFQSFTKTESIHPYHVGSVEINYNSKSRSFEITGKFFLDDLENGLVKKYGSSFHFNDEKYKAQLNEALEKYCAEYFKLKTEGKFLKINYVGYEEDSESVNVFLESETVASPKKVEAAVSFLYNLFDDQINIVHVIVNGQRKSEKLTYPNRYLYRQF from the coding sequence ATGCCGGGTAAGCTTTTTCTAATATTTATTTTTACGATATCAACTGTTTTTCAAAGTTTTACAAAAACTGAAAGCATTCATCCCTACCATGTAGGTTCTGTTGAAATCAATTATAATTCAAAATCCAGGTCATTTGAGATTACCGGGAAATTTTTTCTGGACGATCTGGAAAATGGATTGGTAAAAAAATATGGCAGTTCTTTTCATTTTAATGATGAGAAATATAAAGCTCAGCTTAATGAGGCGCTGGAAAAATACTGTGCAGAATATTTTAAGTTAAAAACGGAAGGGAAATTTTTAAAAATAAATTACGTAGGGTATGAAGAAGACAGTGAATCGGTCAATGTTTTTCTGGAATCTGAAACAGTGGCATCTCCCAAAAAAGTAGAAGCTGCCGTCAGTTTTCTATACAACCTTTTTGACGACCAGATCAACATTGTTCATGTGATTGTAAACGGGCAGCGTAAAAGTGAGAAGCTTACTTATCCCAACCGTTATCTTTACCGTCAGTTTTAG